Proteins from one Mucilaginibacter jinjuensis genomic window:
- the purB gene encoding adenylosuccinate lyase, with protein sequence MDLTALSAISPVDGRYRNVTKDLAAYFSEYALIKYRVFVEIEYYITLTQFKLPQLSTLDATVTQKLQSIYKNFSEADAQSIKDIEKTTNHDVKAVEYFIKQKFDEIGLSEYKEFIHFGLTSQDINNTAIPYTFKLALDEAYYPAITELVNLLKQYAADWKNVSMLAHTHGQPASPTRLGKEIEVFVERLESQLTLLKQVPFSAKFGGATGNFNAHHIAYPTHDWKGFGNHFVNDVLGLHRSQFTTQIEHYDNFAAQCDALKRINNIILDLDRDMWTYISMNYFKQKIKAGEIGSSAMPHKVNPIDFENSEGNVGIANALFEHLAAKLPVSRLQRDLTDSTVLRNIGVPVAHTLIAIKSTMKGLNKLLLNEAALNADLEANWAVVAEAIQTILRRDGYPNPYEALKELTRVNTGINAETIAGFVDGLDVNESTKQELKNITPGNYTGI encoded by the coding sequence ATGGACCTTACTGCCCTTTCTGCTATATCGCCTGTTGATGGTCGCTACCGCAACGTAACCAAAGACCTTGCTGCTTATTTCTCAGAGTACGCCCTGATTAAGTACAGGGTGTTTGTAGAAATTGAGTATTACATAACGCTTACGCAATTTAAGCTTCCACAACTCAGTACTTTAGATGCTACTGTTACACAGAAGTTACAAAGCATTTATAAAAACTTCAGCGAAGCAGATGCACAGTCTATCAAAGACATCGAGAAAACCACCAACCACGATGTTAAGGCAGTTGAGTACTTCATCAAGCAAAAATTTGATGAGATTGGTTTATCCGAATACAAGGAATTTATCCACTTCGGCTTAACCTCTCAGGATATTAATAACACCGCTATCCCCTACACTTTTAAATTAGCTTTAGACGAGGCTTACTACCCGGCCATTACCGAGTTAGTTAACCTGCTGAAACAATATGCAGCCGACTGGAAAAATGTATCGATGCTGGCACACACTCACGGCCAACCTGCATCACCAACCCGTTTAGGTAAAGAGATAGAGGTATTTGTTGAGCGCTTGGAAAGTCAATTAACTTTATTAAAACAAGTACCATTCTCGGCTAAGTTTGGCGGCGCTACAGGCAATTTTAACGCACACCATATTGCTTACCCAACTCATGATTGGAAAGGCTTTGGCAATCATTTTGTGAATGATGTTTTAGGTTTACACCGTTCGCAATTTACTACGCAGATTGAGCATTATGATAATTTTGCGGCACAATGTGATGCACTGAAACGCATCAACAATATCATTCTTGACCTTGACCGTGATATGTGGACTTACATATCGATGAACTACTTCAAACAAAAGATTAAAGCAGGCGAAATTGGTTCATCGGCCATGCCGCATAAGGTTAACCCGATTGATTTTGAAAACTCGGAAGGTAACGTGGGTATTGCCAATGCTTTATTTGAGCACTTAGCGGCTAAATTGCCGGTGTCTCGTTTACAGCGCGATTTAACAGATTCTACTGTACTGCGTAACATCGGCGTGCCGGTTGCGCATACTTTGATCGCCATTAAATCGACAATGAAAGGCTTAAACAAGTTATTGCTAAATGAAGCTGCTTTAAATGCCGATCTGGAAGCTAACTGGGCCGTGGTTGCAGAGGCTATACAAACCATTCTCCGTCGCGATGGCTATCCAAACCCTTATGAGGCTTTAAAAGAGCTTACACGCGTTAATACAGGCATTAATGCTGAAACGATAGCAGGTTTTGTGGACGGACTTGATGTGAATGAAAGCACCAAACAGGAACTGAAGAATATAACGCCAGGAAACTATACGGGCATATAG
- a CDS encoding inositol monophosphatase family protein — translation MLETITLQVIEVAKQAGAFIREERTKFNSDKIEYKGLNDLVSYVDKTAEGIIVEALEKILPEAGFLTEEKTIKRTGERYNWIIDPLDGTTNFIHGLTVFSVSIALKEYDELVAGVVYEVNLDECFYAWKGAPAYLNGKEIHVSKAPKIADSLLATGFPYYDFTKQPQYIALFTDLMQHCHGLRRLGSAATDLAYTACGRFDGYYEYNLKPWDIAAGIIIVRQAGGTVTTFIGGNDVLEKCDIVATNALIGDELVEKIGEYFVS, via the coding sequence ATGCTGGAAACCATAACCCTGCAGGTAATTGAAGTAGCCAAACAGGCAGGCGCTTTTATCCGTGAGGAACGCACCAAATTCAATTCAGACAAAATAGAGTATAAAGGCCTTAACGACCTCGTATCGTACGTTGATAAAACAGCCGAAGGTATAATTGTTGAAGCCCTCGAAAAGATATTACCCGAAGCTGGTTTCCTTACCGAAGAAAAAACCATCAAGCGTACCGGCGAACGTTACAACTGGATCATCGACCCGTTGGATGGTACCACTAACTTTATTCACGGTCTAACTGTTTTCTCAGTAAGTATCGCCCTCAAAGAATACGATGAACTGGTTGCCGGAGTAGTGTATGAAGTAAATCTCGATGAATGTTTCTATGCCTGGAAGGGTGCACCGGCTTATCTGAACGGCAAGGAGATCCATGTAAGTAAAGCACCTAAAATTGCTGATAGCTTACTGGCTACCGGTTTCCCTTATTACGATTTTACTAAACAACCCCAATACATTGCCCTGTTTACCGATCTGATGCAGCACTGTCACGGCTTACGCCGTCTGGGTTCTGCCGCAACAGATCTGGCTTATACTGCTTGTGGTCGCTTTGATGGTTACTATGAATATAACTTAAAGCCATGGGATATTGCAGCAGGTATCATCATCGTTCGCCAGGCTGGTGGTACGGTTACAACCTTTATAGGTGGTAATGATGTGTTGGAGAAATGTGATATCGTTGCTACCAATGCTTTAATTGGTGATGAATTGGTAGAAAAGATAGGGGAGTATTTCGTTTCTTAG
- a CDS encoding VOC family protein, with protein MEIISTILLPTLSVRNGNAAIEFYKNAFGATEVFVVRDPDGAVVAQLAIDAVNFLVADESPEHGNFSPETLGGTTIRMGLQVMDPDVAAARAIAAGAKEIYPVANQDYGYRLGRIADRFGHHWEIFRLLK; from the coding sequence ATGGAAATCATATCAACAATCCTTCTCCCTACTTTATCCGTGCGGAATGGCAATGCTGCAATAGAGTTCTATAAAAATGCTTTCGGCGCAACAGAAGTATTTGTTGTACGAGACCCAGATGGTGCAGTTGTAGCGCAACTTGCTATTGATGCCGTCAATTTTCTGGTAGCAGACGAGAGCCCCGAACATGGCAATTTTAGTCCGGAGACATTGGGTGGCACAACCATTCGCATGGGTTTACAGGTAATGGATCCGGACGTAGCAGCAGCTCGTGCTATTGCTGCTGGTGCCAAAGAAATTTATCCGGTAGCAAATCAGGATTATGGGTACAGACTGGGCAGAATCGCTGATCGTTTTGGGCATCATTGGGAGATATTCAGGCTGTTGAAGTAA
- a CDS encoding NifU family protein — protein sequence MNINVYTESTPNPATMKFIVNKLLINGSVDYPTKESAEKSTFAKELFKFSFVNGVFFASNFVTVTKTEGSEWDDIEPIIKEFVKGAVESELKVQEEEQADVNFEGTDAEVKIQQILHDYVRPAVEQDGGAIAYKSFTEGVVTVELRGSCSGCPSSTITLKAGIENLLKRMVPEVQEVVSEAM from the coding sequence ATGAATATCAACGTATATACCGAAAGCACACCTAACCCGGCAACAATGAAGTTCATTGTTAACAAGTTGCTGATCAATGGCAGTGTGGATTATCCTACCAAAGAAAGCGCAGAAAAATCAACTTTTGCAAAAGAGCTTTTTAAATTCTCATTTGTAAATGGTGTATTCTTCGCCAGTAACTTTGTTACGGTAACCAAAACCGAAGGCAGCGAGTGGGATGATATTGAACCGATTATCAAGGAGTTTGTAAAAGGTGCTGTTGAGTCTGAATTAAAGGTTCAGGAAGAAGAGCAAGCTGATGTAAACTTTGAAGGTACAGATGCAGAGGTTAAAATCCAGCAAATCCTGCACGATTACGTTCGCCCGGCTGTTGAACAGGATGGTGGCGCTATCGCTTATAAATCATTTACTGAAGGTGTTGTAACTGTTGAATTGCGTGGTTCATGCAGTGGTTGCCCATCATCAACCATTACCCTTAAAGCCGGTATCGAAAACCTGCTTAAACGTATGGTACCAGAAGTACAGGAAGTTGTTTCTGAAGCTATGTAA